Proteins encoded in a region of the Coffea eugenioides isolate CCC68of chromosome 4, Ceug_1.0, whole genome shotgun sequence genome:
- the LOC113768742 gene encoding NADP-specific glutamate dehydrogenase isoform X1, which produces MLLPAGGVGMSSAMDDMNLIQQAQRHQLVVRELGEEIDLEIGPGEDDPAFDHNPLMGVQARESSAEEHDNKQMVASQPPTEDQDMTKTQQVKRKKKVVKRWREEWADTYKWAYVDLKDGTARIFCSVCREYGRKHRRNPYGNEGSRNMQMSALEEHNNSLLHKEALRLQMASKDKIIVEKPIYVKALMSKTAGSIVEAALKRDPHEPEFIQSVQEVVHALERVISKNSNYVNTMERLLEPERTIIFRVPWIDDRGETHVNRGFRVHFNQTLGPCRGGLRFHPSMNLGIAKFLSFEQTLKNALSPYRLGGSSGGTDFDPSGKTDSEIMRFCQSFMNELYRYLGPDKDLPSEEMGVGTREMGYLYGQYRRLAGHSQGSFTGPRVNWSGSSLRTEATGYGLVFFAQLILADMNKELKGLRCVVSGSGKIAMHVLEKLIAYGALPITVSDSKGYLVDEDGFDFMKISFLRDIKAQHRSLRDYSKTYARSKFYDQAKPWNERCDVAFPCASQNELDQSDAINLVNSGCRIVIEGSNMPCTPEAVDVLRKANVLVAPSMATGVGGVVAGELELKECNLNWSPEEFESKLQEAMKQTYQRVLKAASDFGYQKESPETLGHGAVISAFLTIANSMADQGCV; this is translated from the exons ATGTTGCTCCCAGCTGGTGGGGTTGGAATGAGTTCTGCAATGGATGATATGAACTTGATCCAGCAGGCTCAAAGACATCAACTTGTGGTCAGGGAGCTGGGAGAAGAGATTGATTTGGAAATAGGACCTGGGGAGGATGATCCTGCGTTTGACCATAATCCTCTTATGGGTGTTCAAGCACGAGAATCTTCGGCTGAAGAGCATGACAATAAGCAGATGGTGGCTTCTCAACCACCCACTGAGGATCAGGACATGACAAAGACACAGCaggtgaaaaggaaaaagaaagttgtaAAGAGGTGGAGAGAGGAGTGGGCTGACACTTATAAGTGGGCTTATGTTGATTTGAAAGATGGGACAGCAAGAATATTCTGTTCTGTTTGCCGAGAATATGGTCGAAAGCATAGAAGGAATCCGTATGGCAATGAAGGCAGTAGAAATATGCAAATGAGTGCATTAGAGGAGCATAATAACAGCTTACTTCACAAAGAGGCTCTTCGCCTCCAGATGGCCTCCAAGGATAAGATTATTGTTGAAAAACCAATATATGTGAAAG CTCTTATGTCAAAGACAGCTGGATCAATTGTTGAAGCTGCATTGAAAAGGGATCCTCATGAGCCTGAGTTCATACAGTCCGTTCAAGAGGTTGTTCATGCTTTGGAAAGAGTAATATCAAAAAACTCCAA TTATGTCAACACTATGGAGCGGCTGTTAGAACCTGAGCGTACAATCATTTTTCGAGTTCCATGGATTGATGATAGGGGTGAGACGCATGTCAACCGTGGATTTCGAGTTCACTTTAACCAGACTCTGGGTCCATGTAGGGGTGGTCTCCGGTTTCATCCGTCTATGAACTTGGGCATTGCTAAGTTTCTTAGTTTTGAACAG ACTTTGAAGAATGCTCTGTCTCCATACCGGCTTGGAGGCTCTTCTGGTGGAACTGATTTTGATCCGAGTGGGAAAACTGACAGTGAG ATCATGAGATTCTGTCAGAGTTTTATGAATGAGTTGTACCGCTATTTGGGTCCTGACAAG GATCTTCCATCAGAGGAGATGGGTGTTGGTACCCGTGAAATGGGTTATCTTTATGGACAATATCGACGCCTGGCTGGTCACTCTCAG GGGAGTTTTACAGGGCCCAGGGTGAACTGGTCTGGATCTAGCCTGAGAACAGAGGCTACTGGCTATGGATTG gtttttTTTGCACAACTTATCCTGGCGGACATGAATAAAGAACTCAAAGGATTAAG GTGTGTAGTTAGTGGTTCTGGGAAAATTGCAATGCATGTTCTGGAGAAGCTTATAGCTTATGGTGCTCTTCCAATCACGGTATCAG ATTCTAAGGGTTATTTGGTGGATGAAGATGGATTTGACTTCATGAAAATATCCTTTTTAAGAGATATTAAAGCACAGCACAGAAGTTTGAG AGACTACTcaaaaacttatgctcgctcaaAATTCTATGACCAAGCAAAGCCTTGGAATGAAAGGTGTGATGTTGCATTTCCTTGTGCTTCCCAGAATGAACTGGATCAATCTGATGCCATTAACTTGGTAAATTCAGGCTGTCGTATAGTTATAGAAG GTTCAAACATGCCCTGCACTCCTGAGGCAGTTGATGTTCTCAGGAAAGCGAATGTCCTAGTTGCTCCTTCCATGGCTACTGGTGTTGGCGGG GTTGTGGCGGGTGAACTGGAATTGAAAGAGTGTAACTTGAACTGGTCACCTGAAGAATTTGAGTCTAAACTGCAA GAAGCGATGAAACAGACGTACCAAAGAGTCTTGAAAGCAGCATCTGACTTTGGTTATCAGAAAGAGAGTCCAGA GACATTGGGGCATGGTGCGGTCATATCTGCTTTTCTAACAATTGCCAACAGCATGGCAGATCAAGGGTGTGTATAG
- the LOC113768742 gene encoding NADP-specific glutamate dehydrogenase isoform X2: MLLPAGGVGMSSAMDDMNLIQQAQRHQLVVRELGEEIDLEIGPGEDDPAFDHNPLMGVQARESSAEEHDNKQMVASQPPTEDQDMTKTQQVKRKKKVVKRWREEWADTYKWAYVDLKDGTARIFCSVCREYGRKHRRNPYGNEGSRNMQMSALEEHNNSLLHKEALRLQMASKDKIIVEKPIYVKALMSKTAGSIVEAALKRDPHEPEFIQSVQEVVHALERVISKNSNYVNTMERLLEPERTIIFRVPWIDDRGETHVNRGFRVHFNQTLGPCRGGLRFHPSMNLGIAKFLSFEQTLKNALSPYRLGGSSGGTDFDPSGKTDSEIMRFCQSFMNELYRYLGPDKDLPSEEMGVGTREMGYLYGQYRRLAGHSQGSFTGPRVNWSGSSLRTEATGYGLVFFAQLILADMNKELKGLRCVVSGSGKIAMHVLEKLIAYGALPITVSDSKGYLVDEDGFDFMKISFLRDIKAQHRSLRDYSKTYARSKFYDQAKPWNERCDVAFPCASQNELDQSDAINLVNSGCRIVIEGSNMPCTPEAVDVLRKANVLVAPSMATGVGGVVAGELELKECNLNWSPEEFESKLQEAMKQTYQRVLKAASDFGYQKESPE, encoded by the exons ATGTTGCTCCCAGCTGGTGGGGTTGGAATGAGTTCTGCAATGGATGATATGAACTTGATCCAGCAGGCTCAAAGACATCAACTTGTGGTCAGGGAGCTGGGAGAAGAGATTGATTTGGAAATAGGACCTGGGGAGGATGATCCTGCGTTTGACCATAATCCTCTTATGGGTGTTCAAGCACGAGAATCTTCGGCTGAAGAGCATGACAATAAGCAGATGGTGGCTTCTCAACCACCCACTGAGGATCAGGACATGACAAAGACACAGCaggtgaaaaggaaaaagaaagttgtaAAGAGGTGGAGAGAGGAGTGGGCTGACACTTATAAGTGGGCTTATGTTGATTTGAAAGATGGGACAGCAAGAATATTCTGTTCTGTTTGCCGAGAATATGGTCGAAAGCATAGAAGGAATCCGTATGGCAATGAAGGCAGTAGAAATATGCAAATGAGTGCATTAGAGGAGCATAATAACAGCTTACTTCACAAAGAGGCTCTTCGCCTCCAGATGGCCTCCAAGGATAAGATTATTGTTGAAAAACCAATATATGTGAAAG CTCTTATGTCAAAGACAGCTGGATCAATTGTTGAAGCTGCATTGAAAAGGGATCCTCATGAGCCTGAGTTCATACAGTCCGTTCAAGAGGTTGTTCATGCTTTGGAAAGAGTAATATCAAAAAACTCCAA TTATGTCAACACTATGGAGCGGCTGTTAGAACCTGAGCGTACAATCATTTTTCGAGTTCCATGGATTGATGATAGGGGTGAGACGCATGTCAACCGTGGATTTCGAGTTCACTTTAACCAGACTCTGGGTCCATGTAGGGGTGGTCTCCGGTTTCATCCGTCTATGAACTTGGGCATTGCTAAGTTTCTTAGTTTTGAACAG ACTTTGAAGAATGCTCTGTCTCCATACCGGCTTGGAGGCTCTTCTGGTGGAACTGATTTTGATCCGAGTGGGAAAACTGACAGTGAG ATCATGAGATTCTGTCAGAGTTTTATGAATGAGTTGTACCGCTATTTGGGTCCTGACAAG GATCTTCCATCAGAGGAGATGGGTGTTGGTACCCGTGAAATGGGTTATCTTTATGGACAATATCGACGCCTGGCTGGTCACTCTCAG GGGAGTTTTACAGGGCCCAGGGTGAACTGGTCTGGATCTAGCCTGAGAACAGAGGCTACTGGCTATGGATTG gtttttTTTGCACAACTTATCCTGGCGGACATGAATAAAGAACTCAAAGGATTAAG GTGTGTAGTTAGTGGTTCTGGGAAAATTGCAATGCATGTTCTGGAGAAGCTTATAGCTTATGGTGCTCTTCCAATCACGGTATCAG ATTCTAAGGGTTATTTGGTGGATGAAGATGGATTTGACTTCATGAAAATATCCTTTTTAAGAGATATTAAAGCACAGCACAGAAGTTTGAG AGACTACTcaaaaacttatgctcgctcaaAATTCTATGACCAAGCAAAGCCTTGGAATGAAAGGTGTGATGTTGCATTTCCTTGTGCTTCCCAGAATGAACTGGATCAATCTGATGCCATTAACTTGGTAAATTCAGGCTGTCGTATAGTTATAGAAG GTTCAAACATGCCCTGCACTCCTGAGGCAGTTGATGTTCTCAGGAAAGCGAATGTCCTAGTTGCTCCTTCCATGGCTACTGGTGTTGGCGGG GTTGTGGCGGGTGAACTGGAATTGAAAGAGTGTAACTTGAACTGGTCACCTGAAGAATTTGAGTCTAAACTGCAA GAAGCGATGAAACAGACGTACCAAAGAGTCTTGAAAGCAGCATCTGACTTTGGTTATCAGAAAGAGAGTCCAGAGTAA
- the LOC113767597 gene encoding ESCRT-related protein CHMP1B — protein MGNTEKLMNQIMELKFTAKSLQRQARKCEKDEKSEKLKVKKAIEKGNMDGARIYAENAIRKRSEQMNYLRLASRLDAVVARLDTQAKMTTINKSMGNIVKSLESSLNTGNLQKMSETMDQFERQFVNMEVQAEFMENSMAGSTSLSTPEGEVNSLMQQVADDYGLEVSVGLPQPAAHAIPTKTTEKVDEDDLSRRLAELKARG, from the coding sequence atgggGAACACCGAGAAATTGATGAATCAAATCATGGAGCTCAAATTCACGGCGAAGAGCCTTCAGCGCCAGGCGAGAAAGTGCGAAAAAGACGAGAAATCTGAGAAATTGAAGGTTAAGAAAGCCATCGAGAAAGGAAACATGGACGGCGCGAGAATCTACGCTGAGAACGCTATCCGCAAGCGCAGCGAGCAGATGAATTACCTCCGTCTGGCCTCTCGGCTTGACGCCGTGGTCGCTCGCCTCGATACCCAGGCCAAGATGACCACGATCAATAAATCTATGGGGAATATTGTCAAATCTCTCGAGTCGAGTCTTAATACCGGGAATCTCCAGAAGATGTCGGAGACCATGGACCAATTCGAGAGGCAGTTTGTGAATATGGAAGTCCAGGCAGAGTTTATGGAGAATTCTATGGCCGGAAGTACGTCGTTGTCGACGCCCGAAGGTGAAGTCAACAGCTTGATGCAACAGGTGGCGGATGATTATGGACTTGAGGTCTCCGTTGGGCTGCCGCAGCCAGCTGCGCACGCCATACCGACGAAGACTACCGAGAAGGTCGATGAGGACGATCTCTCCAGGCGTCTCGCCGAGCTCAAGGCTCGTGGGTGA
- the LOC113768815 gene encoding anoctamin-like protein At1g73020 translates to MKGHALEEQTVFEEEQPVFEIGVVVPKRDEKQEIDNENCVDVLAAEFRKMGLIVERVVGLQNEILKLAAPLAILGKAAAELQLKKRTYIGVDLQFEWDEIDAFKRQPDGSLFSWHERLLCYHHMLYGTVNVDNSIMLKFDNKEVYWEMGESVLRKLELEGIVKEVFPLHDDVMRKQLLKIWALNWWDFTKQPIDEICSYYGMKIATYFAFLGMYTRWLLFPAAFGLILHLIDFGSLQLFVLPVFFVSLVMWAVLFFQFWKRKNSALLSRWQVNQAPGAGREHKAFDLEWSLFQYPSELMKKQGSDKIIEKEVYQREEWLRRFMRYRNDFVVILSIICLQLPFELAYAHLYEVVTSDLLKFGLTVVYLLAIQYFTRIGGKMAVDLVNREISNNIEYRADSLVYKVFGLYFMQSYVGLFYHTLLHRNIMTLRQVLIQRLIFSEVLENLLENSIPYLKYSFKKYRAVRTKRKGERGSFAGKFPRVEKEYLKPAYSASISEELEDGLFDDFLELALQFGMIMMFACAFPLAFTFATLNNITEIRTDALKLLVMLRRPIPRCDATIGAWLNIFQFLIVMSICTNCVLLVCLYDREGKWNISPGLAAILLMEHALLLIKFLFSHIVPEEPAWVRANRMKNATHAQDMCSRELLRTISGGQKTFKELVKNE, encoded by the exons ATGAAGGGCCATGCATTAGAAGAACAAACAGTTTTTGAGGAAGAACAGCCGGTTTTTGAGATAGGGGTTGTGGTACCGAAGAGGGACGAGAAGCAAGAAATTGATAATGAGAATTGTGTTGACGTTCTTGCTGCTGAATTCAGGAAGATGGGCTTAATTGTCGAGAGAGTTGTTGGCCTACAAAACGAAATTCTTAAG TTGGCAGCACCTTTAGCAATTCTCGGGAAGGCCGCAGCTGAGTTGCAATTGAAGAAACGAACTTACATTG GAGTAGATTTGCAGTTTGAATGGGATGAGATTGATGCTTTCAAAAGGCAACCAGATGGTTCCTTATTCAGTTGGCATGAGCGTCTCCTCTGCTATCATCACATGTTGTATGGGACT GTGAATGTGGACAACTCCATCATGTTGAAGTTTGATAACAAGGAAGTATACTGGGAGATGGGAGAATCTGTACTGAGGAAGCTTGAATTGGAAGGCATTGTCAAAGAAGTCTTCCCGCTGCATG ATGATGTGATGCGGAAGCAGCTTCTGAAAATTTGGGCTCTGAACTGGTGGGACTTCACCAAGCAACCAATTGATGAGATATGTTCATACTATGGGATGAAG ATTGCCACCTATTTTGCTTTCCTTGGAATGTACACGCGCTGGCTTTTGTTTCCTGCTGCATTTGGACTTATTCTGCACTTGATTGATTTTGG aTCGTTGCAGTTATTTGTTCTCCCAGTCTTCTTTGTAAGCCTTGTAATGTGGGCTGTActatttttccaattttggaaacGTAAAAACTCGGCCCTCTTGTCCAG GTGGCAGGTAAATCAGGCACCTGGAGCAGGTCGTGAACATAAAGCTTTTGATTTGGAGTGGAGTTTGTTCCAATACCCTTCAGAGCTCATGAAAAAACAGGGCTCAGACAAAATTATAGAAAAAGAAGTATATCAAAGAGAGGAATGGTTACGAAGGTTCATGAGATATCGAAATGATTTTGTTGTTATATTGAGCATCATATGTCTTCAACTTCCTTTTGAGTTGGCTTATGCTCACCTTTATGAGGTTGTTACATCCGACCTGCTAAA GTTTGGTCTAACGGTGGTGTACCTCTTGGCCATTCAGTATTTCACCCGAATTGGTGGCAAGATGGCAGTGGATCTTGTTAATCGTGAAATCAGTAATAATATAGAATATAGAGCTGACAGCTTGGTCTACAAG GTATTTGGCCTTTACTTTATGCAATCATATGTGGGACTTTTCTACCATACTCTACTGCATCGCAATATAATGACGCTTCGGCAAGTTTTGATTCAACGTCTTATCTTCTCTGAG GTTCTGGAGAATCTGTTAGAAAATTCAATACCCTATTTGAAATATAGCTTTAAAAAGTATCGAGCTGTTCG AACTAAGAGAAAAGGCGAAAGAGGATCATTTGCAGGAAAGTTTCCCAGAGTGGAGAAGGAGTATCTTAAACCTGCTTATTCTGCAAGTATCAGTGAGGAACTTGAAGATGGATTATTTGATG ATTTTCTGGAATTGGCGTTGCAGTTTGGAATGATTATGATGTTTGCCTGTGCATTCCCCCTTGCATTCACTTTTGCTACATTG AACAATATAACAGAAATAAGAACAGATGCACTTAAGTTGCTGGTAATGTTGAGAAGACCCATTCCTCGTTGTGATGCAACTATTGGAGCTTGGCTCAATATATTTCAG TTTCTAATAGTGATGTCCATATGTACCAACTGTGTACTACTAGTATGCCTATATGATCGGGAAGGGAAATGGAATATATCCCCTGGACTTGCTGCTATTCTTCTCATGGAACATGCTCTTTTGCTGATTAAATTCTTATTCTCCCATATTGTTCCTGAG GAGCCTGCTTGGGTCAGAGCCAATCGCATGAAGAATGCCACTCACGCACAAGACATGTGCTCTAGGGAGCTTTTGAGGACTATATCTGGTGGTCAGAAAACGTTTAAAGAACTGGTTAAGAATGAGTAA
- the LOC113768816 gene encoding uncharacterized protein LOC113768816, giving the protein MEEDSIGGAATPPKEAVAAGKVEEGVIKNSQNAAKHGRYDRCFSFVEISIDPGVKSLKQLDSKKFKEDIKKWAKRVAAYARQFSDRFGSSRR; this is encoded by the coding sequence ATGGAAGAGGATTCTATTGGAGGAGCAGCTACTCCCCCTAAAGAAGCTGTTGCTGCTGGTAAGGTCGAAGAAGGCGTGATCAAGAACAGTCAAAATGCTGCAAAGCATGGACGCTATGATCGCTGCTTCTCCTTCGTAGAGATTTCCATTGATCCTGGGGTGAAATCGTTGAAACAATTGGATTCCAAGAAATTCAAAGAAGATATCAAGAAATGGGCTAAAAGGGTTGCTGCTTATGCCCGCCAGTTCAGTGATCGCTTTGGAAGCTCTCGCCGTTAA